The Calliphora vicina chromosome 3, idCalVici1.1, whole genome shotgun sequence genome contains a region encoding:
- the Ocho gene encoding enhancer of split malpha protein, with product MNTNNITTMYNTSNKNQTYTVYKSKVSPSRRLKNLIKPVLGRIFKSKAPKTKRSSYIASEEKECEFDWLNNDMDNMANEHLENRLMQEMQYSESDEAIVIINDDGSRQLEFVDKDDLYVPVHFARTNAGTFFWTSVQKETVEPYQIEWNFLDRWAQA from the coding sequence ATGAATACCAACAACATCACCACCATGTACAACACTTCCAACAAGAATCAAACTTACACCGTCTACAAGTCCAAAGTATCACCTTCCCGCCGTCTCAAGAACCTGATCAAGCCAGTTTTGGGTCGTATCTTCAAGTCTAAAGCACCCAAAACCAAACGCAGCTCTTACATTGCCTCCGAGGAAAAAGAATGTGAATTCGACTGGCTCAACAATGACATGGACAATATGGCCAATGAACATTTGGAAAATCGTCTTATGCAGGAAATGCAATACAGTGAATCTGACGAGGCCATAGTTATCATCAATGATGATGGTTCCCGCCAATTGGAATTTGTCGATAAAGATGATCTTTATGTTCCTGTACACTTTGCTCGCACCAATGCTGGCACTTTCTTTTGGACTTCAGTGCAAAAAGAAACCGTAGAACCCTATCAAATCGAATGGAACTTCTTGGACAGATGGGCTCAAGCTTAG